CTGCACGCCTGTGATTTCGGATGACGCGGAGCATCGCGTCGCGGTTGTTCTTGAATTTCGGGAACGGCTTCACGTCACGCGCCATTTCGGCACTCGTGGCATAAGATTCACCGGTCATGATGGACGTAAGAGCACCGCAGAAGGCAAGTGCCTTAGGTGAGTCATACGGAATGCCCATCATCATGAGGACTGTTCCAAGGTTGGCGTAGCCAAGACCGAGCGTACGGAAGTCAAAGCTCTTTTGTGCCACTTCCTTGGATGGGAATTGGGCCATAAGAACGGACACTTCGAGCACGATGGTCCAGAGGCGGACGGCGTGACGATAGTCATCTACCTTCATCGTTTGCGTTTCTTCATCATAGAAGTGCGCAAGGTTCATCGATGCAAGGTTGCACGCTGTATCGTCGAGGAACATGTACTCAGAGCAAGGATTCGATCCGTTGATCCGGCCATCATTCGGGCACGTGTGCCATTCGTTGATGGTAGTGTCGAATTGAAGTCCCGGATCTGCACTCTTCCAAGAGCTGAGATTGATCTTCTCCCACAACATGCGAGCGCTCACCGTGGTGCGCTTTTCGCTGTTGGTCCGCCATACAAGATCCCATGATCCATCTGTCATCACGGCTTCCATGAACTCATTCGTTACACGAACGGAGTTGTTGGAGTTCTGGCCGGAAACAGTCTGGTATGCTTCACCCTCGTAGTGTGTGTCATACGAGGAGAAGTCCAACGTTGTGATACCCTGCTTCACCAAGGCAAGCGTACGCTTGATGATGTTGTACGGTACACCACGATTAAGGGCGCGCTGGATCAAGATTCGCAAACGCTCATTCGTTGCTTCATCAGCACCGCTTTCCACGGCTGTTTCAACGATGGCTTCGAGGAAGGTTGATGCGATCTTTGAACCGGCCACAAGTGCAGCCACCTTCTCTTCTTCCTTCGCCTTCCACTCAATGAACTTCTCGATATCCGGGTGATCAACGTTCACGATCACCATCTTCGCAGCTCGGCGGGTTGTTCCACCACTCTTGATGGCGCCGGCTGCACGGTCGAAGATCTTGAGGAACGACATCAGTCCGCTCGAAACGCCCCCTCCCGACAAACGTTCTTGTTCGCCGCGGAGATTGGAGAAGTTTGAGCCTGTACCCGAGCCATACTTAAAGATGCGGGCTTCGCGCGTGGCAAGATCGAAGATCCCGCCTTCGTTCACGAGGTCATCTTCTACCGACTGAATGAAGCAGGCATGGGGCTGTGGGTGGGTGTAGGCATCGCTCGAACGCGTGAGCTTCTTGGTGTCAGGGTCTACGAAATAGTGCCCCTGCGCGCTGCCAGTGATCCCGTACGCATAACTCAGGCCCGTGTTGAACCACTGCGGCGAATTCGGTGCCGCCATCTGCTTGAGCAGCATGTAGGAGATCTCGTCGTAGAATGCCTGTGCGTCTTCGGGCGTGTCGAAGTATCCATACTTCTCACCCCACCAACGCCAACATCCTGCCATACGGTGTACGACCTGACGCACGGAGGTTTCCGGGCCGGTCAGTGGCTTTCCAGATTCATCAAGTTTCGGTTGACCGTTTGCTTCGAGCTGTGGTACTCCCGCCTTGCGGAAATACTTCTGCACAAGAATGTCGGTTGCTACCTGAGACCACGCCTCAGGTACCTCAACCTTGTCCATCCGAAAGATCTCTTTACCACTCTGATTGCGAAGGACTGAGTCCCTCTCCAAGTACCGGAACATATCGTACGGGCTTGTCCCCGACGTCGTAAACCGGCGCGAAATATTCATGCAGTCCCTCCAAATGAGCAATTGTGTTCTACCCCCCTCGGGCAAAAACACCTAACGATCGCTCAGCCTGGCACCGATTCAAGAAGACGCTACCGCAGCGGTGCGGGTAGTATCCGTCCGTTGAAGGTCGTTTCGGGTGATGGGTTGTGGGATCGAAAAGGTTGGACGTTGTCTCTACGACGCGAGTCGTAAGCAAAGGTGCTTTACGGTTGTTCTTCCTCTTCGTGCTGCAACGTTTTGGAGACAACGGGGGGCAAAATAGTGTTAGTCCGGTACGTCGTCAACGTACATCAGTCCGTGTGGAAAACTATAGGTCGGATTGGGTGAAACACAACGAATTCTCAACAGGTCATATAAGGCTCCACGGCCTAAAAAAACCTAGGTTGCGCCCATGATCGATGCGCTCTATTCAGTGGATGTGTGGTTGTTCTACGCTGTCAACCACGGGCTTTCGAACCCGGTGTTCGATCTCCTCATGCCCCTTGTCACAACTACAAAGTGGTGGTATCCGCTCTATGCTGTGGGAATAGGCTATCTGCTTCTACGCGGATGGCAGCAACGTAGCAGTTCGGAGGGTAAAAACCTCATCTGGTGTGCAGCTCTTTTGCTTCTTGCCGTGGCCGTGTTGGATCAGGCAAGTCATCGACTTCTCAAGGAAGTCATCAGTAGACCAAGACCGTACCTCGTTCTAGGCGATGTGTATCAACTTGTTGGTTCGGGAGGGGGCTCCTTCCCCAGTAATCACGCGATGAATAATTCTGCGGCAGCTGTGATCCTCTCTGGGTTCTTTCCAAATAAGCGATGGATCTTCTGGACGATTGCGGCGACTATAACATTCTCTCGTGTCTACTGTGGTGTTCACTACCCTAGCGATGTACTGGGAGGTGCCATCATCGGTGCGGGAGCCGGATTCCTGTTCCTTGTTTCAGCACGGCGTCTGATGCGGTGAATCCGCTCCGGACAGCCCCCTCTAACGTAGCCGGAAGTCCGGTCCGGGTCCAGTCCCCAGCCAAGAACAGATTTCTGGCAGAAGGCGTACCGCACTCTACCCGTTTCTCATCGTCCAACGGAGTGAAGAGCGGTGTAGCCCACTTCTCCTTGATCACCACGCCGTTTATGAGAAGTATCGACGACAATTCTGGGAACAACAACCGCAACTCCTTATCGCATAAGGAGATGATGTCTTCCGAGGGTTCAGCAACGATCCCATGTCCGGCGCTTACCGTGAGTGCAACCAGCCCATTTCGTGTCCGACGTTTATCAAAGACCCACTGAACCGTGGCCCCAAGAGCAGCAGCAAAATCATACGGCATCCACGGTTTGTCATACCACAGATATACGCTGATGATCGGACTCATTTCGGGAGGGGGCGGAAGATCATCGGGAAGTTCAGAGGTCGCAAGGAGTCTACTCAACGCCCGCTGGGGGACTGCGCTGATCACGGCGTCAACGGACAGCGACGTGCCGTTGGAGAGCTCGGCAGAGCGGATCTCGCCGTCAGAGACGACAAGTCTGTCTACCGACGTGCTTGTCATGATCCTGCCGTTGTTCTCCTGCATCCACCGTGGGAATGGCTCAAGCAAAGCACTCAGGCCGGCGGTCGGGATGAGTAACTGCGCGTCCGTGGTAGACCCCAAGAACGCAAGCCGCATCACTTCAACCAGCAAGGACGCAGAGGCCTTCTCGAGTGGGGCGTTCAGGGTAGCAAGAACGATGGGTTCCCAGAACCGACGGATGATGTCGTCCGGCTGACTCTGCTGAGCGAGAAACTCGGCACAACTCATCCCCTTCCCGGTAACGCTCCCGAGTGAGATCCGGAGGGCCAGGCGGAGTCCGGCCAACCGCGAACGAAGCCCGATCCCTCGAAGCATCAACATTCCCACTGCGATCCCGGCCTTTCCCGGCAATCTAGATGCATCGAGAACATCGTGGATACCAGACGGGTCTACGAATGCCACGGTAAGTGCTTTCTGACGCTCCAGGATATGCTCAGTGCCCAGTTCTCGCACTACGCGCAAGAGATCGTGATAACATCCCATCATCACGTGCTGACCATTGTCGATCTCGTCCCCGCTCTGCCTGTCAACAAACGACCTAGCCCGGCCTCCAAGGTATGGACGCTCTTCCACCAAGACAACCTCACAACCGCGCATGGCAAGCCCCATCGCCGCCGCGATGCCAGACCAGCCGCCGCCAATCACAAGCACAAGCACAAATGACCAATGACTAATGACCAATGACCAATGACAAGTTACTCTGTGTTAGCTCAACAACTCCCAGACTACATCCGTACATATCTTGTTATCAGTCATCTGTCATTAGTCATCCGTCATTAGTCATTAGTCATTAGTCATTAGTTTTCTCATGATTACTTGGTCAGATTTCGAGCTCCTCGACATCCGCGTTGGTACCATCGTCCGAGCGGAGGAGTTCCCTGAGGCAAAAAAGCCGGCATTTAAGCTCTGGGTGGATCTTGGAGGGGGCGAAATTCGCCATTCCAGCGCCCAGATCACAGACCTCTACACCCCGGAAGTCCTTGTCGGCAAACAAGTTGTGTGCGTCTGCGGCTTCCCGCCAAAACAGATCGGACCCTGGCTCTCCGAGGTCCTTGTTACCGGATTCCATCAAGAAGACGGCTCCGTAGCCCTGTGTACCCCGGACATGCCTGTCCCCAACGGCACCCCCCTACGGTAGCGCACACGCTTCGCTGGTGGTGGTCATCGGGTCACGGCATGCCGTGACCTTACCGTCGCTGTTCGCTATTCACTATTCACTATTCGCTATTCGCTATTCACTATTCGCTATTCACTATTCACTATTCGCTATTCACTGTTATCTTTGCCGTTCTGCGGAAGTGGCGAAATGGCAGACGCACCAGACTTAGGATCTGGCGGGGCAACCTGTGAGAGTTCGAGTCTCTCCTTCCGCACTATTATCAATGTTGGCTACAAGGAGCCGGATCTTGGAACGTACCCTCATCGAGGTGGAAGCTTGTACGCGTGAAGTTCGTATCGAACTCACCGAGAGTGAGCTCAAGCCGCACTACGAACGCGCCTACGAGCAAGCACAAGCAGGCATCACCCTCCCCGGATTCCGCAAGGGCAAGGTTCCAATCCCGATCATCAAGCAACGCTTTGCTCGCGACATCGAGAACGACGCTCTAGATACCATCGCCGACGCCGAGTTCCGGAAGTTCGCAACAGAAGAAAAACTTCGCGTTGTTGGCAATCCTGCACTGACGGATATTCAGAAGTCGCCATCTGGAGTGACATTCACGATCAAGTTCGACATCATGCCCGACTTCGAACTAGGCTCGTATCGCGGACTCGTTGCCGACAGACATATCAAGCTCGTGACCGAAGCGGACGTTCAAGCTGAAGTGGATCGCATTTGCCTCCGCGCTGCTACGTTCGAACCTGCAGAGCAGATCACGGGAACGATGTTCGTTGCAACGATCTCCCTCCACGAGCTCGACCGCGAATCATCCATGCCGATCATCGGGGCAGAGCCGCGTGAAGAGCGCGTATTTCTCGAAGATGAGAATGTGGATATGCACCTTCGCTCTTCCCTGGCAAATACCAAGGTTGGCGACACATTCTCGTATGTCTCCGAAACGCAGGACGAGAACCAACAGCCAAGCAATAGTCGCGTTACGGTAACAGACATCCAACAGGTCATTCCCGCTGAATTCACGAATGAATTCGTTGAGATGGTCACGGGTGGCCGTTTCAAGACAACCGAAGAACTTCGCGCCGATATCGAACGCCAACTCAGTGAGTACTTCGATCAAGCATCACGCGAGAGCCTCGAGAATCAGATCGTGGACCAACTTGTGAAGTCGCACGAGTTCGAAGTCCCTGAGCCCCTTGTCCATGCCGTGATCCACCAGCTCTTTGACGATTTCAAGAAGCGTAATGAAGGGGCTCCCGGTATCGAGAACGTTACAGCACATGATGTAGAACCACAGTTCCGTCCGTCAGCTGAGCGCATCGTTCGTTGGGAACTCATTCGCGATAAGATCATCGATGCAGAGAAGCTCGTTGTAACAGATGAGGATGTGGCCGTTGCAGCCGGACGTTTCGGACTTCCGGAAGACCAGCTTCGCATGATCATGCGTCAGAATCATACTGTCGAAGATCAACTCCTCGCTGAAAAGGCAGTTCGTACGCTGATAGACTATGCCATTATCAACGACGTCAACGTCGACTCCGAACAACCTGTCATCTAGCGGAGTATAGTAGCCCATGCAGAACCAACTTGTGCCGATGGTCGTTGAACAAACGAGCCGTGGCGAACGTGCATATGACATCTACTCGCGCCTTCTCAAGGAGCGGATCATCTTCATCGGCACGCCGATCGATGACTACGTAGCAAGTCTTACCATCGCACAGCTTCTGTTCCTTCAGAGCGAGGATCCGAATAAGGACATCTCGATCTACATCAACTCCCCGGGTGGCAGTGTTTCCGCAGGTCTTGCCATCTACGATACAATGCAATTCGTGAAGCCGGATGTATCTACCATCTGTGTAGGCATGGCCGCATCAATGGCTCAGGTTCTTCTTTGCGCCGGTGCCAAGGGCAAACGATTTGCCCTACCGAATTCGCGGATCATGATGCACCAGCCTCTGGGCGGTACACAGGGACAGGCAACGGATATCGAGATCTACACGAAAGAGATGCTTCGTATTCGAGACACGCTGTATGGTATCATCCAGAATCATACAGGCAAGGACTACGAAACGATCAAGAAGGATGCCGATCGCGATAACTACATGTCGCCTCAGGAAGCCCTTGATTATGGTCTGATCGATAAGATCATGGAACGTACCGCCTGATCCCCAGTTGGGATTTCAGCGTTATGGTATGATATTGCAGGGAACATGAGTACAACCGACACTACGAATACCGGACATCCTGAGGAATTGCACTGCTCGTTCTGCGGGCGGAGTTCTCGTGAGGTTGTGAGCCTGATCGCTGGTAAAGGTGTCTACATCTGCGACATTTGCGTGCAGAATTCGGTTGAGATCCTCCGCAAGAATCAACCTGCTCCTACGCTACGTAGTGACGTGAAGTCACTGCCACGCCCCTCCGAGATCAAACGTCAACTCGACGGACACGTGATCGGACAAACCGAAGCAAAAGAGGTCCTCTCTGTAGCGGTCTACAACCACTACAAGCGCATTCAGGCTGAAAATCTCGTAAGCGCATTCGACGATGTTGAGATCGAAAAAAGCAACATCCTCCTCCTCGGTCCAACGGGAACCGGCAAAACGCTTCTGGCTCAGACTCTTGCTCGTATCCTTGATGTTCCGTTCGCTATTGCCGATGCAACAACGCTCACGGAAGCAGGATATGTAGGCGATGATGTTGAGTCGATCATCGTGAACCTCCTCCAGAATGCCGATTACAACGTAGAACGCGCCGAACGCGGCATCATCTATGTGGATGAGATCGACAAGATCACTCGCAAGAGTGATTCTGCGTCGATCACCCGTGATGTTTCCGGTGAAGGTGTTCAACAGGGTCTGCTGAAGATCCTCGAAGGGACGATCGCCGGAATTCCGCCAAAGGGTGGACGTAAACATCCGGAACAGCCCCTTATCTATGTGAACACGAGGAACATACTGTTCATCTGTGGTGGTGCCTTTGAAGGTCTGGAAAAGATCATCGCCCGACGGAAGCGTCCGTCCACGATGGGCTTTATGGCACAGACTGCGGCCACGGTCGAAGAGTCGAGCGAAATGCTTCGGCTTGTAGAGCCGGAGGATCTGATGCGCTTCGGATTCATTCCGGAATTCATCGGTCGACTTCCAGTGATCTCTGCACTTGATCCACTCAGTGACGAAGCCATGCTGGACATTCTTACGAACCCGAAGAATGCCATCGTAAAGCAGTATCAGAAGCTGCTTCTCCTGGAAGGCATCGAGCTCCAGTTCGAAACGGACGCCCTCGTAAAGATCGTTACCAAGGCCAAATCTCGCCGCACAGGTGCACGCGCACTTCGCGGTGTGATGGAAGAGGTGATGAATCCGATCATGTATATGCTGCCCGATGCAGGCAATGTTCGCAAGTGTGTCATCACAAGCGAAGTGGTTGAGCGTGGTGCTGCCCCGCTTCTCGAACTCAGCGAACAGGCTACTGCCCGCGGCCGCGCATAAGCGCTCTTGCAAAGACGTCGTTCAACACCGTACGCGTGTGCTCCATAGCATACGTGCTGGTCACATAGTTGCGTCCTGCCTCTGCTAACCGCTCCCTTTCGGCCTCATGCGCAAGAAGATCCATGATGTGCACGGCGAGAGAGTCCGGCGAATCTCCAACACGGATCTCGTCATCAGCTCGGGCGCCCACCGGTTCGTGGCTTATCGGGGTGGTAATACATGCTACACCCATTGCCATCGCTTCTAGAAGCTTGTTCTGAAGTCCCGTTCCGATCCTCATCGGAGCAACGAAGACTCGAGACGCAGCATAGCATGAGCGGATATCGTCAACCCATCCGGTGATCTCAACACGCTCTGATGCCAGTGCCCGCACACTTCGATGCGGCGATGCACCAGCGATCACAACTCGTGCATGAGGCATCGTTTGCCATACGATCGGCATGATGGTGTTCACCAAGTAGATGGCGGCATCAACGTTGGGTGGGTAATTCATGTTGCCAACAAAGGCCACATCCACGGTCTTCGGAACATCCTGTGGAGCGAAATATTCCGTGTCTATCCCATTCGGTAGGACCGTTACGTTGTGTCCACCAGACCGGAACATCACGACCCGATCCTGTTCAGAGATGATGATATGTTCGTTGAACCAAGCAGCAGAACGCGACTCATACGCACGAACGGTTCGCAACTCACGCTTGTACAAAGGAAGCAAGTACCAGGGGGCTGTGGAGACCCTCTGCTCTGTCCCTCGAGAAAACGCGTCTTGGTAGTCGATGACCGATGGAGCGTGTGAACCGCTCTCGGCAAAGTAGGTGGCGGTGCGTATGAGCTGACAATACACAAGGTCCGGCTGTAGAGTCCGCAGGAGCTCTCTCACGCGCCTCTGAGCATGCGGAGAGAGAAAGTACCCTACTTGAAGCGGAAGCCCCCTCACAAACGAACGTAGCAGATTGAACACACGCGTTGTGAATGAGAGTGGCAAGACTGTGATCGAAGCACAGAAGGGGCTCACCATTGCCTGATGTTCTGCGGTGACCGGTACGTCTGAAAGCGCGATCACATGCACCTCATGTCCCGACGCTGCGAGATTCTTGAGGTGTTGGTATGCGCGAAGTTTATCACCCTTCTCAAGCGGATAGGGAAACCGCGAGAGGATAACGGCGACTTTGGAGGGTGGGCAACTCATCGGTAAGGACGAATATACCCACCCTCAATGTCACGGTTATCGAACAACGACCATTGCCTGTGTTCTACGATCGCCGTTCGCTCTCAACTGCACCATGTAGGTGCCACTTGGGAGAGCACTCACGGCGAATGGAGTGGTGTACTCACCTGCGGCTTGTTCTTGATTCACGAGCGTAGCAACGTGGAAGCCGATGCTATCAAACACCTCAAGGCGAATGTACTGCGTGGTGCTAAGGGAGTACCGAATGTTCGCTTCTGAGCGAACCGGATTCGGCGCGATGGGATCAAAACGGAAGCCATTGCCAACTTCGGTCTCGGCAACGCTTGTTGGTGAGGTCTTGATGACGGGAACTGTTGTGAAGTCACCGAACAATACTGTTCGGATCACATTCGGATCGGCACCGAACCACTGTTGCAGAACACTGGCATAGATCTGTCGGAAGTCGTGCTGCATCTTGAGATTGCCGTTCTCCAGATCGGTCAAGCTCGGATTGTTTCCTACAATGCCGTCCTGCACCGGTATACCAAAGAAGAACAACGGAGCAGCCGTGCCGTGGTCGGTCCCCAAGCTTTCATTTGATGCGACGCGTCTGCCGAACTCAGAGAACGTCATCGAAACCACGCGTTCACCTACACCGAGTTTCTCGATATCCTTCTGGAAGGCAGAGACAGCATCGGAAACCTGCTTCAAGAGTCCGGCATGTGCACCGAGAGTTGTGTCCGCTCCATCAACCTGTGCAGAGTGTGTATCGAACCCCGTCATCTGCACCACATAGACCCGCGTCTTCATGCCGCCGGCGATGAGCCGAGCAACGATCTTCAACTGGTCTGCAAGCTTATTCGCTGTTGGATAGGTCTCAATGTTCTGAGCCTTATCTGCAGCGGCCTTGATCACCGTTGAATACTGCATCGATTTGTTCTGCACCTCACGAACGTAGGTGATGTTCTCCGATGCGAACTTTGTTGACGGAAGATCAGAGCCCGGTGCGTCGGAGCCACTGACCAGACGATAGAATGACTCCGGATCTTGCAGAGCGATCCCCATGGACTGATGCTGTAAGCCGGTGAGTGCCAAACCAACAACAGCCGACATCTGAATGGCGATCGGATCGGGCATCGTTGTGTTCGGATATCCCTCGGGATAGTTTGGATACTCTCCATTGAGATACCGTCCAAGCCAGCCTGTGGTCTCATTGATGTTGGAAGCGCTGCCACTCATCCAGATATCGGTTGACCGAAAGTGCGAGAGGTTCGGATTCGGATAGGTAACGCCCTGCACGAGATTCACCTTCTTCTGTCCCCAAAGCTCATGGATGCCGGTCATCACAGGATGAACACCAACGTCATCCCGGAACTTCAAGACCTTGTTCTCGGGGATGGCAATGTTTCCCCGAAGCCCCATATACGTACTGTAGTCACTCAACGGGATCACGGTGTTCAGTCCGTCGTTACCACCATTGAGCTGGATAAGGACCAAGACTCTGTCGGTCTCTGTTTCTACGTTGAAGAGATCGTGCAGTGCCGGACCGTCAAATGCATGAAGCGGGATCCCGTTCATGAACATCGGAAGAGCTAGTGCACCGGTTGTGCGTGCGAGGAATGATCTGCGATCGATTCCGTTCTTGGGCGTTTGGTTTTTCATGTTCAGCTCCTCAACCAAGTTGGAATTCCGCCATGCGGAACATGTATTTGAAAAGCCGATCAAGATTGGTCTTCACGGCGGTCCTGGCAGCGGCGTTGGACTGATTACTGAAGTAGGCATTCCACACATCGCCCCATTCATAATATCGACCACCACTCATCAGAACTTCTTCGGCTAGCATCATCCTGGTCTCTTCGGAGAACGGGACAGCGAACATCAATTCATTGATCTGATCGATCAGTTTGAGTGAATCCTCTACGTCGGTGAATGTCTTCACAAACTCCGGCGAGTCCAGGATTGGCTTCCGCCCGAGTGCATTATTGTTCACGAGCAGGGAGTCCGTGAACCCATTGCGAAGTGGCAGAGTAGCTGTTGTTAGCCAAATGCGGTAGAAGTCCGGTGACTGGTAGTATGCCTCCCATCCCGCAACACTCGCCGGTTCAACGAGATCCATCTGCAATCCTGCCAGTGCGGTTGGGAACGCTTGATAGAACCGATTATACAACGAAGGGTCCGTTGGGGGTGTCCAGGTCGTAGCGGTTCGCATCAGTCCCAACACGAGATCTGCCGGACTCCGCAACTGAGCGCCGCGGAGTTCTGCTTCAAAGAAGTGTTCGGATGCAAGTAGCTTACGCAACACCGGTCCAATCACAAATCCATTCTGCTTGAGTTCTGATGCCAGCGGGATGAGAACCTCATCATCCACTTCCGGCGGTACATAACTGTTCACGAACCAGCGATAGAGCTTGCCAACGATGTAGTGCGCGGTGGCATTCTGTTCGAAGATCATATCGATCATCTCGTACAGCTCGTCTTTTCCGCCATTGACGCCCGTGCGCCCCTTGATCACCTTGTTCTGATAGCGCTGTGAGAACTGCTTGTCCGTTGTGTCGTGATTGTTTGCAACGAATACAGTATTCGGATTGTCGGCGAACATCGGCGGAGTCTTCGGCTCATTGTCGCGCAGATCCCTGTCACCCGTTGTGAACACAAGATCTCTCGTACCAAAGTCTCTCCACCCGGTGAGGACCTTGGCTGCAGCCTGCACGTCTTGTTCAGTATACGTAGTGTAATCGCCCTGAGAGATCTCCGGTCCCTTACCGATGGTAAAGAGCTCTTGCAGTTCACGTCCGTAATTCTCGTTCGGACTCTTCTTTGTGTTCGTGTTGCCGTTGAGGTATCGGAGCATTGCTGCATCAAGGGAGACCCTGCGCGTCATGTCCTTGAAATTGCCGAAGGCATTCGCGCGAAGGTAGGCAAGCAGGTTGAAGGAGAAGATGCCATTCTGCACCGCACTCATTTCTGTTGCGAAATGGTTGGACCAGAAGACTGTGAGCTTTTCATGGATCGAGACGGGGTCGTGGATCATGTTCCGAACCCACCAGGTCTTCGTGATCCCATTGTAGAAGCCGCTCCCCTTTGTCACGTCATAGCCAGTTGACGTGGACGGGTCATTCCTGTCGGAGATCACCACCGTCTTTGTCCAGACCTGACCTTCATCTGGCACCCACTTCGATCCATCAGCCGAATTCACGGGAGGATCCTTCTTGGGAAGGGGCGTGAAGAGCTTGGTAAGGGTCTTGTCCAACCCATCTTTCACCGCCTGGTTCAACTGCTCATTGGATGCGCCGAAAGAAGCTCGCCGCAGCAAATGTGCTGCTTCCCTCCTCGTCCAGGCTCCGGAATATGCCGTAAGCTTTGCCATAGTTCCCTCGTGCTTGAGTTCTGCTCTTTCCCTCGTTCCATCAAACCCGGCCTCAGTGTTCATAAGGCATAAGGGGTTTAATACGTGGAATATACCATGATGATGAGGAGAGTTACGACGTAGGGGCGAGGCCCCGCCTCGCCCGGGGCAACGGTGTTATACCGGGGTTACGGGGTTACGGAGTTACGGGGTTACGGGGTTACGGGGTTACGGAGTTACGGAGTTACGAGGTTACGGGGTTACGGGGTTACGGGGTTACGGGGTTACGAGGTTACGACGTTACGGGGCGTCGTTACGCGTTTGATGGCGGAATTGAGCGAGTTTTCGTTCTCCACGAGGTCTTGGGCGGTTGCATTGATCATCCGCACCTTCCGGATGTCAATGAAGGATAGTCTACGGCGGACGATCGATTGAAGGAGACAGATCTCGATGTAGTTAGAGAGAAATGCAACGTATTCAAGCGGAAGGGGCTTACGAACAACAAATCCGAAGCGTTCGATGGTGTGGCTTGAGAGGAAGTACATCGTTCCGCGAAGCTTGGTATCCATTGGTACTTCGCCGGCTCTGATGGCATCGAGGAGCCCCTTGATCCCAACTCCCAGATGACTGAGGAGGATCTGCTGGCTCACGTTCTTTTGCCCAAAGAAATCCCAAGTAGTGCCGAGATGCAGTTCCAGCCTGCCGGATCCAAAGGGCTGTGTGAAGAACATCGGCGAATAGTAGCGATACAGGCCCAACCGTTTGAAGAGTGGTGTTGTGATGTAGCGGCCCACACGAAAGGCGAGCACAGCCACAAACACCCATAGAAGACTCAGCCCAATGGTAGCGAGTATCATGGTACCAACATCGTCCGGATAACGTTATCGGAACGTGATGTTCACGGTGTGCAACAGTAACCTCTGCGCAACATCACCATGAGCTAGTTTTGTGCAATGGCAAAGTCCCTTGGCACGATCGCACTGGAGAATACACTTACACCGTTCAATGTGGTGAATGTGGTTCTCGTTGCGGGACTGTATTCCGTCTATCTCCTCAATGATGATCAGCGCCTTGCTCTGGACTCC
This region of Ignavibacteria bacterium genomic DNA includes:
- a CDS encoding phosphatase PAP2 family protein, producing MIDALYSVDVWLFYAVNHGLSNPVFDLLMPLVTTTKWWYPLYAVGIGYLLLRGWQQRSSSEGKNLIWCAALLLLAVAVLDQASHRLLKEVISRPRPYLVLGDVYQLVGSGGGSFPSNHAMNNSAAAVILSGFFPNKRWIFWTIAATITFSRVYCGVHYPSDVLGGAIIGAGAGFLFLVSARRLMR
- a CDS encoding vitamin B12-dependent ribonucleotide reductase; this translates as MNISRRFTTSGTSPYDMFRYLERDSVLRNQSGKEIFRMDKVEVPEAWSQVATDILVQKYFRKAGVPQLEANGQPKLDESGKPLTGPETSVRQVVHRMAGCWRWWGEKYGYFDTPEDAQAFYDEISYMLLKQMAAPNSPQWFNTGLSYAYGITGSAQGHYFVDPDTKKLTRSSDAYTHPQPHACFIQSVEDDLVNEGGIFDLATREARIFKYGSGTGSNFSNLRGEQERLSGGGVSSGLMSFLKIFDRAAGAIKSGGTTRRAAKMVIVNVDHPDIEKFIEWKAKEEEKVAALVAGSKIASTFLEAIVETAVESGADEATNERLRILIQRALNRGVPYNIIKRTLALVKQGITTLDFSSYDTHYEGEAYQTVSGQNSNNSVRVTNEFMEAVMTDGSWDLVWRTNSEKRTTVSARMLWEKINLSSWKSADPGLQFDTTINEWHTCPNDGRINGSNPCSEYMFLDDTACNLASMNLAHFYDEETQTMKVDDYRHAVRLWTIVLEVSVLMAQFPSKEVAQKSFDFRTLGLGYANLGTVLMMMGIPYDSPKALAFCGALTSIMTGESYATSAEMARDVKPFPKFKNNRDAMLRVIRNHRRAAYNALEAEYEGLTIKPQGIDPNYCQDELLTAARQAWDRALSLGEEFGYRNAQSTVIAPTGTIGLVMDCDTTGIEPDFAIVKYKKLSGGGYFKIVNQSVHKALTKLGYSDLQIDEIEKYCTGHGSIAGCPHINRQSLKALNFTDAALEAVGKQLKDTFDIRFTFNRYTLGDELCHALGFTDTQLDDPGFDLLTGLGFTSKQVEEANDYVCGTMMIEGAPHIKDEHLPIFDCANKCGRRGERYIDYMAHVRMMAAAQPFISGAISKTINMPAEASVDNVGDVHLASWRLMLKAIALYRDGSKLSQPLNASNDHFDELVLLGDKDDWDETVDNKALQKVIVERVYQIAERRRLPKRRHGYVREATVGGHKVYLRTGEFDDGQLGEIFIDMYKEGASFKGLLNCFAVLASKALQYGVPLDELVDTFTFTRFEPAGFVDGHEAIKNATSIVDYIFRTLGYDYLKRTDFVHVNAVDQPTLPKGDQGTPGGQPSSDAPSDVRGTSDDPTSSEPPATFDDVMEAVSGNGDSQSQADGTEPKKFDATKFDPKKMGYTGESCSKCQSTQVVRNGACTMCLNCGTTTGCS
- a CDS encoding FAD-dependent oxidoreductase — encoded protein: MLVIGGGWSGIAAAMGLAMRGCEVVLVEERPYLGGRARSFVDRQSGDEIDNGQHVMMGCYHDLLRVVRELGTEHILERQKALTVAFVDPSGIHDVLDASRLPGKAGIAVGMLMLRGIGLRSRLAGLRLALRISLGSVTGKGMSCAEFLAQQSQPDDIIRRFWEPIVLATLNAPLEKASASLLVEVMRLAFLGSTTDAQLLIPTAGLSALLEPFPRWMQENNGRIMTSTSVDRLVVSDGEIRSAELSNGTSLSVDAVISAVPQRALSRLLATSELPDDLPPPPEMSPIISVYLWYDKPWMPYDFAAALGATVQWVFDKRRTRNGLVALTVSAGHGIVAEPSEDIISLCDKELRLLFPELSSILLINGVVIKEKWATPLFTPLDDEKRVECGTPSARNLFLAGDWTRTGLPATLEGAVRSGFTASDAVLKQGTGIRLPHR
- a CDS encoding tRNA-binding protein, giving the protein MITWSDFELLDIRVGTIVRAEEFPEAKKPAFKLWVDLGGGEIRHSSAQITDLYTPEVLVGKQVVCVCGFPPKQIGPWLSEVLVTGFHQEDGSVALCTPDMPVPNGTPLR
- the tig gene encoding trigger factor; the encoded protein is MERTLIEVEACTREVRIELTESELKPHYERAYEQAQAGITLPGFRKGKVPIPIIKQRFARDIENDALDTIADAEFRKFATEEKLRVVGNPALTDIQKSPSGVTFTIKFDIMPDFELGSYRGLVADRHIKLVTEADVQAEVDRICLRAATFEPAEQITGTMFVATISLHELDRESSMPIIGAEPREERVFLEDENVDMHLRSSLANTKVGDTFSYVSETQDENQQPSNSRVTVTDIQQVIPAEFTNEFVEMVTGGRFKTTEELRADIERQLSEYFDQASRESLENQIVDQLVKSHEFEVPEPLVHAVIHQLFDDFKKRNEGAPGIENVTAHDVEPQFRPSAERIVRWELIRDKIIDAEKLVVTDEDVAVAAGRFGLPEDQLRMIMRQNHTVEDQLLAEKAVRTLIDYAIINDVNVDSEQPVI